Proteins encoded in a region of the Leifsonia sp. PS1209 genome:
- a CDS encoding DUF2142 domain-containing protein: MSTTASMPTAGPSTLPGDRPRVWRAFLVVWVLLSALCASWAIATPIGASPDEPAHIVKAASVARGQFIGTPSKDGHRVTVPAYVARTQLDTCFAFHQERPAECGLAPLTDPGALTTSYTTAGLYNPVYYLLVGWPTLLLHDTSGIYAMRIVSGIVTSLFAALAFSILWGMRRRAIPLLGFAVAVTPMLLFLGGSVNPNGIEATATLAVFVGIIAAVLDPDRSRLLSRAMIVLAGGAVAVNTRGLSPLWVLLAILIPFVLVPWRQVVALLRRPPVIAAAAGVVLATIAALAWTVGTNSLYNAVENPDQTPQSFLGVGTNPLSGFFITLVRTTEYSHGLIGIFGWLDTPAPPEVFFIWSALVGILLAAALVLLRSRMLVFAWVLFGAFILLPPIVQAAYITGGGIIWQGRYNMPLFLCLLVGLSVVLGRRIRVERAPAIWRRFGWLVVIVLAFGQVYAFENTLRRYSVTPIGSLKQFLFGTPAWAPPGGNLLGLLVLTAVVVVAGWLVLRSIDRVARVDARLAPTEEPAAV; the protein is encoded by the coding sequence GTGAGCACCACCGCCAGCATGCCGACCGCCGGCCCATCCACCCTCCCCGGCGACCGGCCCAGGGTCTGGCGCGCCTTCCTGGTGGTCTGGGTGCTGCTCTCCGCCCTCTGCGCGAGCTGGGCGATCGCCACCCCGATCGGTGCATCCCCGGACGAGCCTGCGCACATCGTCAAGGCGGCGAGCGTCGCGCGCGGCCAGTTCATCGGAACGCCGTCGAAGGACGGCCACCGGGTCACCGTCCCCGCGTACGTGGCGCGCACCCAGCTGGACACCTGCTTCGCCTTCCACCAGGAGCGTCCGGCCGAGTGCGGGCTCGCCCCACTCACCGACCCCGGAGCCCTCACCACCTCGTACACCACCGCCGGGCTCTACAACCCGGTGTACTACCTGCTGGTCGGCTGGCCGACGCTGCTCCTGCACGACACCTCCGGCATCTACGCGATGCGCATCGTCAGCGGCATCGTCACCTCGCTGTTCGCTGCGCTCGCGTTCTCGATCCTGTGGGGGATGCGGCGCCGCGCCATCCCGCTGCTCGGCTTCGCCGTCGCTGTGACCCCGATGCTGCTCTTCCTCGGCGGCTCGGTGAACCCGAACGGCATCGAGGCCACGGCCACCCTCGCCGTCTTCGTCGGCATCATCGCGGCCGTGCTCGACCCTGACCGCTCCCGGCTGCTGTCGCGCGCGATGATCGTGCTGGCCGGTGGAGCGGTCGCGGTCAACACCCGCGGGCTCTCACCGCTGTGGGTGCTGCTGGCCATCCTCATCCCGTTCGTGCTCGTCCCGTGGCGGCAGGTCGTCGCGCTGCTCCGGCGACCGCCCGTGATCGCCGCGGCGGCGGGCGTCGTGCTCGCGACCATCGCCGCCCTGGCCTGGACCGTCGGGACCAACTCGCTCTACAACGCCGTCGAGAACCCGGACCAGACGCCGCAGAGTTTCCTCGGCGTCGGAACCAACCCGCTGAGCGGCTTCTTCATCACCCTCGTGCGCACCACTGAGTACAGCCACGGCCTGATCGGCATCTTCGGCTGGCTCGACACGCCGGCCCCTCCCGAGGTGTTCTTCATCTGGTCGGCCCTCGTCGGCATCCTGCTCGCCGCCGCCCTCGTGCTCCTCCGCTCCCGGATGCTCGTCTTCGCCTGGGTGCTGTTCGGCGCCTTCATCCTGCTCCCGCCCATCGTGCAGGCCGCGTACATCACCGGAGGCGGCATCATCTGGCAGGGCAGATACAACATGCCGCTGTTCCTCTGCCTGCTGGTGGGACTCTCGGTCGTGCTCGGCCGGCGCATCCGGGTGGAACGGGCCCCCGCGATCTGGCGGCGGTTCGGTTGGCTCGTGGTGATCGTGCTGGCGTTCGGGCAGGTCTACGCCTTCGAGAACACGCTGCGGCGATACTCGGTGACCCCGATCGGCTCGCTCAAGCAGTTCCTGTTCGGCACGCCGGCCTGGGCGCCGCCCGGCGGGAACCTGCTGGGGCTCCTGGTGCTCACGGCGGTGGTCGTGGTGGCCGGCTGGCTGGTGCTGCGGTCCATCGACCGGGTGGCCCGTGTGGATGCGCGCCTCGCCCCGACGGAGGAGCCTGCCGCGGTCTGA
- a CDS encoding DUF2304 domain-containing protein: MSITSYIFGILAALLTLAVVIEMLRRGRMRERHAIWWLIAGVLALIIGVFPTILDWAAGLIGVGAPVNLVFFVSIAVLFLVCIQHSSELTTLESKTRTLAERSALHELRIAELEQRIAALSDEKE, encoded by the coding sequence ATGTCGATCACCAGTTACATCTTCGGAATCCTCGCCGCCCTCCTCACCCTCGCTGTGGTGATCGAGATGCTGCGCCGCGGCCGGATGCGCGAACGCCACGCGATCTGGTGGCTCATCGCCGGTGTGCTCGCGCTGATCATCGGCGTCTTCCCGACCATCCTGGACTGGGCGGCCGGACTGATCGGCGTCGGGGCTCCGGTGAACCTGGTGTTCTTCGTGAGCATCGCCGTGCTGTTCCTGGTCTGCATCCAGCACAGCTCCGAACTGACCACCCTCGAGAGCAAGACCCGCACCCTCGCAGAGCGCAGCGCCCTGCACGAGCTGCGGATCGCCGAGCTGGAGCAGCGCATCGCCGCACTCAGCGACGAAAAGGAGTAG
- a CDS encoding glycosyltransferase, which translates to MTIDIMMPFYGDPQLFRDAVHSVIAQTDDDWRLVVIDDVYPDTEPGEWVSALGDPRIHYLRNETNLGVSGNFTKSVQLVTSEHFVLMGCDDLLEPGYIARMRAAIAAHPAGAYFQPAVTVIGDDGRETLPLADRVKGWYRPTHSAPAELSGEALAVSLLRGNWTYFPSICWRTEAVRRHGFDPDFDVVLDLNLQIDIVLDGGSLVLLPDHEFRYRRHAGSVSSWTAQDGTRFDEERAFFLTKAAVLRRHGWRRAARVASAHWSSRLNAATKLPSALAKRDGAGLRALLRHVFLGWRS; encoded by the coding sequence GTGACCATCGACATCATGATGCCGTTCTACGGCGATCCCCAGCTGTTCCGCGACGCCGTCCACAGCGTCATCGCCCAGACGGACGACGACTGGCGTCTCGTCGTGATCGACGACGTGTACCCGGACACGGAGCCCGGCGAGTGGGTGAGCGCGCTCGGCGATCCGCGCATCCACTATCTGCGCAACGAGACGAACCTCGGCGTGAGCGGCAACTTCACCAAGTCGGTGCAGCTGGTGACGAGTGAGCACTTCGTCCTGATGGGCTGCGACGACCTGCTGGAGCCCGGCTACATCGCCAGGATGCGCGCCGCCATCGCCGCGCATCCCGCGGGCGCATACTTCCAGCCGGCGGTGACCGTGATCGGCGACGACGGTCGCGAGACGCTCCCCCTCGCCGACCGGGTCAAGGGCTGGTACCGTCCCACCCACAGCGCGCCGGCCGAGCTCAGCGGGGAAGCGCTCGCGGTGAGTCTGCTGCGCGGCAACTGGACATACTTCCCGTCGATCTGCTGGCGAACGGAGGCGGTGCGCCGCCACGGCTTCGACCCCGACTTCGACGTCGTGCTCGACCTCAACCTGCAGATCGACATCGTGCTCGACGGCGGCAGCCTGGTGCTGCTGCCCGACCACGAGTTCCGTTACCGGAGGCACGCGGGCAGCGTCTCCTCCTGGACGGCGCAGGACGGCACCCGCTTCGACGAGGAGCGCGCCTTCTTCCTCACGAAGGCGGCTGTGCTGCGGCGGCACGGCTGGCGCAGGGCGGCGCGCGTCGCGTCCGCCCACTGGTCGTCGCGGCTGAACGCGGCGACCAAGCTACCGTCGGCGCTCGCGAAGCGCGACGGGGCCGGCCTGCGGGCGCTGCTGCGGCACGTGTTTCTAGGGTGGCGGAGTTGA
- a CDS encoding glycosyltransferase family 2 protein has product MTRPVSVALCTFNGATYIRRQLASVLAQTVPPTQLVVSDDGSTDATIAMVEEELRAHEAATGWNPEVVLLRNETPLGVTANFEQALRASTGELIALCDQDDEWEPRKLEKLVAMFDARPGLGFLHTDAQLIDDDGAPTGGTIFGVLEVSEEDRQAVHSGRAFSVFVRRNIATGATAMVHRDLVAACAPFPAEWVHDEWLAIQAAARDRLDLSEEPLTRYRRHAANQIGAGDPTIGHKIRRVLGARGDRNRMLAARSRILADSLRGAVDVDSSKVALAEEKAAFETTRAELPANRVKRFVPVLRLAAGGAYPRLASQGWMDVVRDLFQPA; this is encoded by the coding sequence GTGACCCGTCCGGTCTCCGTCGCGCTCTGCACGTTCAACGGCGCGACATACATCCGCAGGCAGCTGGCGAGCGTGCTCGCCCAGACGGTGCCTCCGACGCAGCTGGTCGTCTCCGACGACGGCTCGACGGACGCGACCATCGCGATGGTCGAGGAGGAGCTGCGGGCGCACGAGGCGGCGACGGGCTGGAACCCAGAGGTGGTGCTGCTGCGCAACGAGACGCCGCTCGGGGTGACCGCGAACTTCGAGCAGGCGCTGCGCGCATCCACCGGCGAGCTGATCGCCCTGTGCGACCAGGACGACGAGTGGGAGCCGCGGAAGTTGGAGAAGCTGGTCGCGATGTTCGACGCGCGGCCGGGACTCGGCTTCCTGCACACCGATGCGCAGCTGATCGACGACGACGGAGCCCCGACGGGCGGCACGATCTTCGGAGTGCTCGAAGTGTCGGAGGAGGACAGGCAGGCCGTGCACTCCGGACGCGCGTTCTCGGTGTTCGTGCGCCGCAACATCGCCACGGGCGCCACGGCGATGGTGCACCGCGACCTGGTGGCGGCGTGCGCGCCGTTCCCCGCCGAGTGGGTGCACGACGAGTGGCTGGCCATCCAGGCCGCAGCACGCGACAGGCTCGACCTGAGCGAGGAGCCGCTGACGCGCTACCGGCGGCACGCCGCCAACCAGATCGGGGCGGGCGATCCGACCATCGGCCACAAGATCCGCCGCGTGCTCGGCGCCCGCGGTGACCGCAACCGGATGCTCGCCGCGCGCTCGCGCATCCTGGCGGACAGCCTGCGCGGTGCGGTCGACGTCGACTCGTCGAAGGTGGCGCTCGCCGAGGAGAAGGCGGCGTTCGAGACGACGCGGGCCGAGCTTCCGGCGAACAGGGTGAAACGGTTCGTGCCCGTGCTCCGGCTCGCGGCGGGCGGGGCGTACCCTCGCCTGGCGAGCCAGGGCTGGATGGATGTGGTCAGAGACCTGTTCCAGCCGGCGTGA
- a CDS encoding DUF2142 domain-containing protein, protein MGNPQAGSGTVAPAAAQAPRRRSIPLKPFFVAWAVLFALTTAWVFATPPSASPDEPAHIVRAASVVRGELVGTPSPAGHIVTVPRYIAESHAVTCFAFNPTVTANCAYTPSADPWESVEAPTTAGLYNPLYYAVVGLPSLVFHDASGIYAMRILSGLLTTLFAALAFAIVATMRNRRLPLLAFAVAVTPMLLFLGGSVNPSALEATATLAVFCGMLAITLSPDASRLTGRAVVVMAGAVVAVNARGLSPLWVALALVVPLLLLADRDALVALLKRRAVIVLIAVVAAGTIAAGLWTVGTNSLANAIEHPDQALSFPGIGASPLVGFQKVFIGTVGYSQGLVGLFGWLDTPAPDVVLYLWGLAIGAIVVGAVVVLRRRRLLVAWLLVAAFLLCPALVQAAYIHGGGMIWQGRYNLPLFLCLIVGLAALLGDTAFVRAPYAWRRIAVIVAVGAAGAQFWAFESTLRRYAVGSNGSMRTYLFGQSAWTPPGGTWLWLALFAVLLVLAAALLLHVSAWSRSEEDDVEPVDAVPVNAVQPTEETAPAAGLTPAGTGL, encoded by the coding sequence ATGGGAAACCCACAGGCGGGAAGCGGCACGGTCGCGCCCGCCGCCGCTCAGGCACCGAGACGCCGCTCCATCCCGCTGAAGCCGTTCTTCGTCGCGTGGGCCGTGCTCTTCGCGCTCACGACCGCCTGGGTGTTCGCCACCCCGCCGTCCGCCTCCCCGGATGAGCCGGCCCACATCGTGCGCGCCGCGAGCGTCGTGCGCGGCGAGCTCGTCGGGACGCCGTCCCCTGCCGGCCACATCGTCACGGTGCCGCGCTACATCGCCGAATCGCACGCCGTCACCTGTTTCGCGTTCAACCCGACCGTCACGGCGAACTGCGCGTACACGCCGAGCGCCGACCCGTGGGAGAGCGTCGAAGCCCCCACCACCGCCGGGCTGTACAACCCGCTCTACTACGCCGTCGTCGGGCTCCCGTCCCTGGTCTTCCACGATGCGTCGGGGATCTACGCCATGCGCATCCTGAGCGGCCTGCTGACCACGCTGTTCGCCGCCCTCGCGTTCGCCATCGTGGCCACGATGCGCAACCGCAGGCTGCCGCTGCTGGCGTTCGCCGTTGCGGTGACGCCGATGCTGCTGTTCCTCGGCGGCTCGGTGAACCCGAGCGCCCTGGAGGCGACGGCGACCCTCGCCGTCTTCTGCGGGATGCTCGCGATCACGCTCTCCCCCGACGCCTCCCGGCTCACCGGCCGGGCCGTCGTGGTGATGGCCGGGGCCGTCGTCGCGGTCAACGCGCGCGGGCTCTCACCGCTGTGGGTGGCGCTCGCGCTCGTGGTGCCTCTGCTGCTGCTCGCCGACCGGGATGCGCTGGTCGCGCTCCTCAAACGACGCGCCGTCATCGTGCTCATCGCCGTCGTCGCCGCCGGCACCATCGCCGCTGGGCTCTGGACCGTCGGCACCAACTCGCTCGCCAACGCCATCGAGCATCCGGATCAGGCGCTCTCCTTCCCGGGCATCGGCGCGTCGCCACTCGTCGGCTTCCAGAAGGTGTTCATCGGGACCGTCGGATACAGCCAGGGCCTCGTCGGCCTGTTCGGCTGGCTCGACACCCCTGCGCCGGATGTGGTGCTCTACCTCTGGGGGCTCGCCATCGGGGCCATCGTGGTCGGCGCCGTCGTCGTGCTGCGACGTCGCCGCCTGTTGGTCGCGTGGCTGCTCGTCGCCGCCTTCCTGCTCTGCCCCGCGCTGGTGCAGGCCGCGTACATCCACGGCGGAGGGATGATCTGGCAGGGCAGGTACAACCTGCCGCTGTTCCTCTGCCTCATCGTCGGGCTCGCCGCGCTGCTCGGCGACACGGCGTTCGTGCGCGCGCCATACGCCTGGCGGCGCATCGCGGTGATCGTGGCCGTCGGCGCCGCCGGGGCGCAGTTCTGGGCCTTCGAGTCGACGCTCCGCCGCTACGCGGTCGGCTCCAACGGCTCGATGCGCACCTACCTGTTCGGGCAGTCCGCGTGGACGCCTCCGGGCGGCACTTGGCTGTGGCTGGCCCTGTTCGCCGTGCTGCTCGTGCTGGCGGCGGCGCTGCTGCTGCACGTCTCCGCGTGGTCGCGCTCCGAGGAGGACGACGTCGAGCCGGTGGATGCTGTACCTGTGAATGCCGTGCAACCTACGGAAGAGACCGCACCCGCCGCCGGCCTCACGCCGGCTGGAACAGGTCTCTGA
- a CDS encoding glycosyltransferase family 2 protein, with protein MPFDLSQTLIVMPAFNEEASVAAVVAEVYAKLPGVTCLVVDDGSTDDTARIAKEAGALVASMPFNMGVGGALRLGYQFARDNGFSVAVQIDADGQHDPGNVPSLIAALDGADLVIGARFSGEGDYEVRGPRRWAMNVLSTVLSRVVRTRLNDTTSGFKAAGPRAIALFAHSFPAEYLGDTIEALVIAARGGLRVAQVPTSMRPRAGGQPSHNPLKAAVYLARAFIALLVALMRPRTAIKETATA; from the coding sequence ATGCCCTTCGATCTCTCCCAGACGCTGATCGTGATGCCCGCCTTCAACGAGGAGGCATCCGTCGCAGCCGTCGTCGCCGAGGTCTACGCCAAACTTCCCGGCGTCACCTGCCTCGTCGTCGACGACGGCTCGACCGACGACACGGCGCGCATCGCCAAGGAGGCGGGGGCCCTGGTCGCATCCATGCCGTTCAACATGGGGGTCGGCGGAGCACTACGCCTCGGCTACCAGTTCGCGAGGGACAACGGCTTCTCCGTCGCCGTGCAGATCGACGCGGACGGTCAGCACGACCCTGGCAACGTGCCGTCCCTGATCGCTGCCCTCGACGGCGCAGACCTGGTGATCGGCGCCCGCTTCTCCGGCGAAGGCGACTACGAGGTCCGTGGTCCGCGCCGCTGGGCCATGAACGTGCTCTCGACCGTCCTCAGCCGCGTCGTCCGGACGCGCCTCAACGACACCACCAGCGGCTTCAAGGCCGCCGGTCCGCGCGCCATCGCCCTGTTCGCGCACTCCTTTCCCGCCGAATACCTCGGAGACACCATCGAGGCGCTGGTGATCGCCGCCCGCGGCGGTCTGCGCGTCGCCCAGGTGCCGACCTCGATGCGTCCCCGCGCAGGCGGCCAGCCGTCGCACAACCCGCTCAAGGCGGCCGTCTACCTGGCCCGCGCCTTCATCGCCCTCCTCGTCGCGCTCATGCGCCCCCGCACCGCCATCAAGGAAACGGCAACGGCCTGA
- a CDS encoding DUF2142 domain-containing protein: MTQHDGDIRPARRPLTVFGIAFGLLFLLMASFSIATPPGASPDEPAHAIRANAAAHGELWGPESKTIPGTIDQTVSTYFAKLESHMPCFKRNVAVTASCVTPIQNPDAPTTGHTSTTVNTPVFYVLVGWPTAFLDGAKGLYAMRLVNALLCSALLALAFTALQSLPRSRWALGGLAVGVTPMVLFLSGTLNPNGIEVAASAAAFALLLLTFGTPAAGRWLVLRILGIVVVSLLLVNTRSIAMLWLALAFVIALLLGRRDVLRTVFRSWLTWVGIVLIGAVAVAATLFYLRPRSLTPGYAPVGAGSSWWQGFSNTIDNTFSFMVGWIAQFGWLEIPAPALSVAVWASIGGMVILLGATLGPRPVKIGALLLGLAIVFVPPFSQAAVIHDAGYIWQGRYTIAPAVLLAILAGIGLDRALPAADRRLTAVMRVSVVLLGIGQLAAFLWMLRRYVTGLQPNLTWIDMIRAPQWQPPGGWPTVAVVFAVATGLSVWFLIRALSRTCENIEPTAELPTGRSHQL; encoded by the coding sequence ATGACCCAGCACGACGGGGACATCCGCCCCGCTCGCCGCCCGCTGACCGTGTTCGGCATCGCCTTCGGGCTGCTGTTCCTCCTGATGGCGAGCTTCTCGATCGCCACCCCTCCCGGCGCGAGCCCGGACGAGCCTGCGCACGCCATCCGCGCCAACGCCGCAGCGCACGGCGAGCTCTGGGGGCCGGAGTCGAAGACCATCCCCGGCACCATCGACCAGACCGTCTCCACCTACTTCGCGAAGCTCGAGTCGCACATGCCGTGCTTCAAGAGGAACGTGGCCGTCACGGCCTCCTGCGTCACCCCCATCCAGAACCCGGATGCGCCGACCACCGGCCACACGTCGACCACCGTGAACACGCCCGTCTTCTACGTGCTCGTCGGCTGGCCGACCGCGTTCCTCGACGGTGCGAAGGGGCTGTACGCGATGCGGCTCGTGAACGCGCTGCTCTGCTCCGCCCTGCTCGCGCTCGCCTTCACGGCGCTGCAGAGCCTCCCCCGCTCCCGCTGGGCGCTCGGCGGCCTCGCGGTGGGCGTCACCCCGATGGTGCTGTTCCTCTCCGGGACGCTCAACCCGAACGGCATCGAGGTCGCGGCCTCCGCCGCGGCGTTCGCGCTGCTGCTGCTGACCTTCGGAACGCCGGCGGCCGGGCGGTGGCTTGTGCTGCGCATCCTGGGCATCGTGGTGGTCAGCCTGCTGCTGGTGAACACCAGGAGCATCGCGATGCTGTGGCTGGCGCTCGCGTTCGTGATCGCGCTGCTGCTCGGCAGGCGGGACGTGCTGCGCACGGTGTTCCGGTCGTGGCTGACCTGGGTGGGCATCGTCCTGATCGGCGCCGTCGCCGTGGCGGCGACCCTGTTCTACCTGCGGCCGCGGTCGCTGACGCCCGGGTACGCGCCCGTGGGAGCCGGCAGCAGCTGGTGGCAGGGATTCTCCAACACCATCGACAACACGTTCAGCTTCATGGTCGGCTGGATCGCCCAGTTCGGCTGGCTGGAGATCCCGGCGCCTGCGCTCTCCGTGGCCGTGTGGGCGAGCATCGGCGGGATGGTGATCCTGCTCGGCGCGACTCTCGGCCCCCGCCCCGTGAAGATCGGCGCGCTCCTGCTGGGCCTCGCCATCGTGTTCGTGCCGCCGTTCTCGCAGGCGGCGGTCATCCACGACGCCGGATACATCTGGCAGGGCAGGTACACCATCGCACCCGCCGTGCTCCTCGCGATCCTCGCCGGGATCGGGCTCGACCGCGCTCTGCCGGCCGCCGACAGGCGGCTCACCGCCGTGATGCGCGTGTCCGTCGTGCTGCTCGGCATCGGCCAGCTCGCCGCGTTCCTGTGGATGCTCCGCCGGTACGTCACCGGGCTGCAGCCGAACCTCACCTGGATCGACATGATCAGGGCGCCGCAGTGGCAGCCGCCGGGCGGATGGCCGACCGTCGCCGTCGTGTTCGCCGTCGCGACCGGGCTGTCCGTCTGGTTCCTGATCAGGGCGCTCAGCAGGACGTGCGAGAATATCGAACCGACAGCCGAGCTCCCGACCGGCCGGTCGCACCAGCTCTGA